The Odocoileus virginianus isolate 20LAN1187 ecotype Illinois chromosome 3, Ovbor_1.2, whole genome shotgun sequence genome includes a window with the following:
- the USHBP1 gene encoding harmonin-binding protein USHBP1 — protein sequence MSARATRPRSRRGRHALPGELDPVAESSEEAEAASGSSEPGPVASQDSAKLELLGPEVEAKGQGLESRTDKEVDGDSSRGPAPAPEGRPHEETHQAPEAAPQDGESVPSGPDVFQTLQQALSSLEAAAAAWRHRPPNCPGPVEAKDRSQGAPKPCLEQEGAGSCQREAARLAERNAWLRLALGSREDELIRTQNSLKAFQAEKEMLQREVQELQDSLLRLEPFPPPSCDQAGGSGSGSSSSGADGETWGSQDPFSRPHPLLRRLQSDSSTQMLGSLPTQPLAPEMHIMEAQMEQLRGNTEKLKCFNRLLSAVLQEYKGRCEGLSMQLGQREAEATALRLALQYSEHCEEAYGALLTLREADSGVGKEAFMDDLEAAEKEAQRLLAQEKAAMDGVTLQDPYPSPEGSSVDRPTSQEVATQLLGYVQRLQERRALVKIPPEPGSTWVPISTVPHAEAMVQAILGTQPGPALPRLEKMQIQQDLAATRETLADLMLRLQLVRREKRALELREAALRAQGPAHVLLLEQLRWERAQLRTGGANSSGGDSSGGGSSGEEEEWSQGPPAAPGGSRGTDGGQVSKVQDPEELTQELSASLTRALGLREQLQSLREELEEVARKGRARRAQSTELNSDLCKAHSTLVMAFRGAHRKQEEQRRKLEQQMTLMEARQAEELAVLEATEKALGRSRLPCPPSRPGETFL from the exons ATGAGTGCCAGGGCCACACGGCCCCGAAGCCGGCGAGGGAGACACGCTCTGCCC GGTGAGCTGGACCCTGTGGCAGAGAGTTCAGAGGAGGCTGAGGCAGCCAGTGGGAGCTCTGAGCCAGGCCCTGTGGCATCTCAAGATAGCGCCAAGCTGGAACTGCTGGGCCCTGAGGTGGAGGCCAAAGGGCAGGGCTTGGAGAGCAG GACTGACAAAGAAGTTGATGGGGACTCTAGCAGGGGACCAGCCCCAGCCCCTGAGGGGCGGCCCCATGAGGAAACCCACCAGGCCCCAGAGGCAGCCCCACAGGATGGGGAGAGCGTCCCCTCTGGACCTGATGTATTTCAGACTCTCCAGCAAGCGCTGAGCTCTCTGGAAGCAGCTGCTGCTGCCTGGCGCCACCGTCCCCCAAACTGTCCTGGGCCAGTGGAGGCAAAGGACAGAAGCCAGGGGGCACCAAAGCCCTGTTTGGAgcaggagggggctgggagcTGCCAGCGGGAGGCAGCCAGATTGGCTGAAAGGAATGCCTGGCTGCGTTTGGCCCTGGGCAGCCGGGAGGATGAGCTGATCCGCACACAGAACTCCCTGAAGGCCTTCCAGGCTGAGAAGGAGATGCTGCAGAGAGAG GTCCAGGAGCTGCAGGATTCCCTGCTGAGGCTGGAGCCCTTTCCACCTCCTTCCTGTGACCAAGCAGGTGGCTCAGGTAGTGGTTCCAGCAGCTCTGGGGCTGATGGAGAGACCTGGGGCTCACAG GATCCCTTCTCCCGGCCTCACCCCCTGCTCCGGCGCCTGCAGAGTGATTCCAGCACCCAGATGCTTGGGTCTCTCCCAACCCAGCCCCTTGCTCCTGAGATGCACATCATGGAAGCCCAGATGGAGCAACTCCGAGG GAACACTGAGAAGCTCAAATGCTTCAACCGCCTGCTGTCAGCTGTGCTGCAGGAGTACAAGGGCCGGTGTGAGGGCCTCAGCATGCAGCTGGGTCAGCGGGAGGCTGAGGCCACTGCCCTGCGTCTGGCCTTGCAGTATAG TGAACACTGTGAGGAGGCATATGGAGCCTTACTCACTCTCCGGGAGGCAGACTCAGGAGTTGGAAAAGAAGCCTTCATGGATGACTTGGAGGCAGCTGAGAAGGAAGCTCAGAGGCTCCTAGCCCAGGAGAAGGCTGCCATGGATGGAGTGACACTGCAGGATCCATATCCAAG TCCCGAAGGCAGCAGTGTGGATAGGCCCACATCACAGGAGGTGGCTACCCAGCTCCTGGGCTATGTTCAGCGTCTCCAGGAACGCCGTGCTCTGGTCAAGATTCCCCCCGAACCTGGCTCCACCTGGGTGCCCATATCTACCGTGCCCCATGCAGAAGCCATGGTGCAGGCCATTCTGGGGACCcagcctggcccagccctgccccggcTGGAGAAGATGCAGATCCAGCAGGACCTGGCGGCCACACGG GAGACTCTGGCGGACCTGATGCTGCGGCTACAGCTGGTGCGGCGGGAAAAGCGGGCTCTGGAACTGCGGGAGGCTGCCCTCcgagcccagggcccagcccatGTGCTCCTGCTGGAGCAGCTGCGCTGGGAGCGGGCACAGCTTCGGACTGGCGGGGCCAACAGCAGTGGTGGAGACAGCAGTGGAGGTGGGAGCAGCGGAGAGGAGGAGGAGTGGTCCCAG GGTCCTCCTGCCGCCCCTGGTGGCAGCAGGGGTACTGATGGAGGCCAAGTGAGCAAAGTGCAGGACCCAGAAGAACTGACCCAGGAACTGTCAGCATCACTCACTCG GGCTCTGGGCCTGCGGGAGCAGCTGCAGTCTCTGCGGGAAGAGCTAGAAGAGGTGGCTCGGAAGGGACGAGCCAGACGTGCTCAGAGTACTGAGCTGAACAGTGATTTATGCAAAGCTCACAG CACCTTGGTCATGGCTTTCCGAGGTGCCCACCGGAAGCAGGAAGAGCAACGGCGGAAGCTGGAGCAGCAGATGACACTGATGGAGGCCCGACAGGCAGAGGAGCTGGCCGTGCTAGAAGCCACCGAAAAGGCCCTGGGGAGATCGAGACTTCCCTGCCCGCCTTCCCGGCCTGGGGAGACCTTTCTCTAG
- the BABAM1 gene encoding BRISC and BRCA1-A complex member 1 isoform X2, with product MEVAEPSCPTEEEEEEEEEEEQSAEPRPRTRSNPEGAEDRALGAQTSVGSRSEGEGEAASADDGATNPPGAGPKPWQVPPPAPEIQVRTPRVNCPEKVIICLDLSEEMALPKLESFNGSKTNALNVSQKMIEMFVRTKHKIDKSHEFALVVVNDDTAWLSGLTSDPRELCSCLYDLETASCSTFNLEGLFSLIQQKTELPVTENVQTIPPPYVVRTILVYSRPPCQPQFSLTEPMKKMFQCPYFFFDVVYIHNGADEKEEEMSWKGTNGAVGTVAQEHVRSYPPHPQHPLLLSLPACSVSVPSA from the exons ATGGAGGTGGCAGAGCCCAGCTGTCCCacggaagaggaggaagaagaggaggaggaagaggagcagtCAGCTGAGCCCAGGCCCCGCACTCGCTCCAACCCTGAGGGGGCTGAGGACCGGGCGCTGGGGGCCCAGACCAGTGTGGGCAGCCGCAGTGAGGGTGAGGGCGAGGCGGCCAGTGCTGACGATGGGGCCACCAACCCTCCAGGAGCCGGTCCCAAGCCGTGGCAGGTACCTCCACCAGCCCCAGAGATCCAGGTGCGGACCCCAAGGGTCAACTGTCCAGAGAAAGTG ATCATCTGCCTGGACCTGTCAGAGGAAATGGCGCTGCCAAAGCTTGAGTCATTCAATGG CTCCAAAACCAACGCCCTCAATGTCTCCCAGAAAATGATCGAGATGTTCGTGCGGACAAAACACAAAATCGACAAGAGCCACGAGTTTGCGCTGGTGGTGGTGAACGATGACACGGCCTGG CTGTCTGGCCTGACCTCTGACCCCCGTGAACTCTGCAGCTGCCTCTACGACCTGGAAACAGCTTCCTGTTCCACTTTCA ATCTGGAGGGTCTCTTCAGCCTCAT CCAGCAGAAGACTGAGCTGCCAGTCACGGAGAACGTGCAGACGATCCCACCGCCGTATGTGGTCCGAACCATCCTGGTCTATAGCCGTCCACCCTGCCAGCCCCAGTTCTCCCTGACAGAGCCCATGAAG AAAATGTTCCAGTGCCcgtatttcttctttgatgttGTTTACATCCACAACGGCGCTGAcgagaaggaggaggaaatgagcTGGAAG GGAACTAATGGGGCTGTTGGGACAGTGGCCCAGGAGCATGTAAGGTCCTACCCACCTCATCCCCAACAtcccctgcttctctctcttcctgcttgTTCTGTCTCTGTGCCCTCTGCCTAG
- the BABAM1 gene encoding BRISC and BRCA1-A complex member 1 isoform X1, with the protein MEVAEPSCPTEEEEEEEEEEEQSAEPRPRTRSNPEGAEDRALGAQTSVGSRSEGEGEAASADDGATNPPGAGPKPWQVPPPAPEIQVRTPRVNCPEKVIICLDLSEEMALPKLESFNGSKTNALNVSQKMIEMFVRTKHKIDKSHEFALVVVNDDTAWLSGLTSDPRELCSCLYDLETASCSTFNLEGLFSLIQQKTELPVTENVQTIPPPYVVRTILVYSRPPCQPQFSLTEPMKKMFQCPYFFFDVVYIHNGADEKEEEMSWKDMFAFMGSLDTKGTSYKYEVALAGPALELHNCMAKLLAHPLQRPCQSHASYSLLEEDDEAAEVEATV; encoded by the exons ATGGAGGTGGCAGAGCCCAGCTGTCCCacggaagaggaggaagaagaggaggaggaagaggagcagtCAGCTGAGCCCAGGCCCCGCACTCGCTCCAACCCTGAGGGGGCTGAGGACCGGGCGCTGGGGGCCCAGACCAGTGTGGGCAGCCGCAGTGAGGGTGAGGGCGAGGCGGCCAGTGCTGACGATGGGGCCACCAACCCTCCAGGAGCCGGTCCCAAGCCGTGGCAGGTACCTCCACCAGCCCCAGAGATCCAGGTGCGGACCCCAAGGGTCAACTGTCCAGAGAAAGTG ATCATCTGCCTGGACCTGTCAGAGGAAATGGCGCTGCCAAAGCTTGAGTCATTCAATGG CTCCAAAACCAACGCCCTCAATGTCTCCCAGAAAATGATCGAGATGTTCGTGCGGACAAAACACAAAATCGACAAGAGCCACGAGTTTGCGCTGGTGGTGGTGAACGATGACACGGCCTGG CTGTCTGGCCTGACCTCTGACCCCCGTGAACTCTGCAGCTGCCTCTACGACCTGGAAACAGCTTCCTGTTCCACTTTCA ATCTGGAGGGTCTCTTCAGCCTCAT CCAGCAGAAGACTGAGCTGCCAGTCACGGAGAACGTGCAGACGATCCCACCGCCGTATGTGGTCCGAACCATCCTGGTCTATAGCCGTCCACCCTGCCAGCCCCAGTTCTCCCTGACAGAGCCCATGAAG AAAATGTTCCAGTGCCcgtatttcttctttgatgttGTTTACATCCACAACGGCGCTGAcgagaaggaggaggaaatgagcTGGAAG GACATGTTTGCCTTCATGGGAAGCCTGGATACCAAAGGTACCAGTTATAAGTACGAAGTGGCGCTGGCTGGGCCAGCCCTTGAGCTTCACAACTGTATGGCCAAGCTGCTGGCTCATCCACTGCAGCGGCCTTGCCAAAGCCATGCCTCCTATAGCCTGCTGGAGGAGGATGATGAAGCCGCTGAGGTTGAGGCCACTGTCTGA